One genomic segment of Alosa sapidissima isolate fAloSap1 chromosome 13, fAloSap1.pri, whole genome shotgun sequence includes these proteins:
- the pcna gene encoding proliferating cell nuclear antigen — protein MFEARLVQGSILKKVLEALKDLITEACWDVSSSGISLQSMDSSHVSLVQLTLRSDGFDSYRCDRNLAMGVNLSSMSKILKCAGNEDIITLRAEDNADALALVFETLNQEKVSDYEMKLMDLDVEQLGIPEQEYSCVVKMPSGEFARICRDLSQIGDAVMISCAKDGVKFSASGELGTGNVKLSQTSSVDKEEESVTIEMNEPVQLIFALNYLNFFTKATPLSKTVTLSMSADIPLVVEYKIADMGHIKYYLAPKIDEESS, from the exons ATGTTTGAGGCACGACTTGTTCAAGGCTCAATCCTGAAGAAGGTTTTGGAGGCTCTGAAGGACCTGATCACAGAAGCCTGTTGGGATGTCAGCTCGTCTGGCATTTCACTACAGAGTATGGACTCTTCGCACGTCTCCCTTGTGCAACTGACTCTCCGAAGTGATGGGTTCGACTCGTACCGCTGTGACCGCAATCTTGCAATGGGAGTTAATTTGAGCAG TATGTCCAAAATCCTTAAGTGTGCGGGAAATGAGGACATTATCACACTTCGCGCCGAGGACAATGCCGACGCCCTTGCCCTGGTCTTTGAGACGCTCA ATCAGGAGAAAGTGTCAGACTATGAGATGAAACTGATGGACTTGGATGTGGAGCAGCTTGGTATCCCT GAGCAGGAGTACAGCTGTGTTGTAAAGATGCCCTCTGGCGAGTTTGCCCGAATCTGCCGCGACCTCTCACAGATCGGCGATGCAGTCATGATCTCCTGTGCCAAGGATGGCGTCAAGTTTTCAGCCAGTGGCGAGCTGGGCACGGGCAACGTCAAGCTGTCCCAGACCAGCAGTGTGGACAAGGAGGAGGAGTCG GTGACTATTGAGATGAACGAGCCTGTCCAGCTCATCTTCGCCCTGAACTACCTGAACTTCTTCACCAAGGCCACCCCCCTGTCCAAGACGGTCACCCTCAGCATGTCTGCCGACATCCCCCTGG TGGTGGAGTACAAGATAGCAGATATGGGCCACATCAAATACTACCTGGCCCCCAAGATCGACGAGGAGTCGTCCTAA
- the LOC121679824 gene encoding uncharacterized protein LOC121679824, with protein MNSPGHHNTPNIVFTKRDQPRPPSDPVASSPFVIVSRSLLPVPSSSSTLLHPSSAMDEQLWERCVTQLMDEGQCADCAVVRLRSGAVLAAAEGGSFGHLSRRELHHLLAADRRRLRTRGLSLGGVPLLLLRDELLGSEDDNGDNGHGGAGLRSMDLRTKQRPSQGVAVCRTHSHLLLLMGRCEVGSGMLNHRAHQMAACLRNAGA; from the exons ATGAATTCACCCGGCCATCACAACACACCTAATATTGTGTTTACAAAGAGGGATCAACCTAGACCACCATCGG ACCCAGTGGCTAGCAGCCCCTTTGTCATCGTCTCCCGCTCCCTTCTTCCTGTCCCAtcatcctcctccaccctcctccatcCATCCTCCGCCATGGACGAGCAGCTGTGGGAGCGCTGTGTGACGCAGCTGATGGACGAGGGTCAGTGCGCCGACTGCGCCGTGGTGAGGCTGCGGAGTGGCGCAGTGCTGGCCGCAGCCGAGGGCGGTTCCTTCGGGCACCTGAGCCGCCGCGAGCTGCACCACCTGCTGGCGGCGGACCGGCGGCGCCTGCGCACGCGAGGCCTGAGTCTGGGCGGcgtgccgctgctgctgctcaggGACGAGCTGCTGGGGAGTGAGGACGATAACGGAGATAACGGCCACGGCGGGGCCGGCCTCCGCAGCATGGACCTGCGCACCAAACAGCGTCCCAGCCAGGGCGTGGCCGTGTGCCGCACCCACAGCCACCTCCTGCTGCTCATGGGGCGCTGTGAAGTGGGCAGTGGGATGCTCAACCACAGGGCCCACCAGATGGCAGCGTGCCTCCGCAACGCTGGCGCTTAG